CAACCCCGGCGCGCTCGTCGTCCTCGACGACGTCCTCATGAACGACCTGCCGAGGTTCTGGGAGGCGCTGCCCTACCCGAAGCTGGAACTCACGCGGGAGTGCCACTTTTCCGGGTTCGGGGCGTTCCGCTACGAAACGGAGGCCCGCCCGAACCCGCTCGAGGCGTACCGAGCCGCCCTGCGGGTCGCCTGGGCAGGCGCGGCCGACCGCGAAGAGACTTCGGGCCGGTGCCGGGCCCTGGCCACCCGGATTCGCCGAGTGTGGAAGCGGCGGCGGTGATCGAGCCGACCGCGGTGACCGCGGCTGGCCGGCCGGGCCGGGGCCCCATCCCCAACGCGTCCGTCAGCGTCATTGTGCCCGTCTACAACGAGGCCCACTGCGTGCGGGAGAGCCTGCTGTCCCTCCTCGGGCAGGACTTCCGGCCCCTGGAGATCGTCGTGGTCGACGATGGATCGCGGGACGAGTCGGCGCGAATCTGTGAGGCGACGGGCCTCACCGTTCTGCGGCAGCCCCACCGGGGTCTGGGGCCGACGCGCAACGTCGGGGCGCGGAAGGCGGCCTGGGACATCCTGGTCTTTGCCGACGCCGACATGGTCTACGAGGCCGGCTACGTCTCGACGCTGGTGGCGCCCATCATACTGGGCGAGGCCGTGGCCACGTGCCACTGGGACGAGCTCGTGTTGAACTGGGACCACCGCTGGGCACGGTGCGAGAGCTATTACTTCCGGCGGCCCGGGCGGCGGCGCCAGCCGGTGACCCCACCCGAAGGCGAGCTCATGTACCGCGCCGTGCGAAAGGACTTCTTTCTCGAGGCGGGCGGCTTCGCCGAGAACGAGGGCCGGGGCGACGATCTCTCCGTAGCCCGCCGCACGGGTGTGCTGGCCCGCATCGTGCGCGGGGCGGTCTGCTATCACCGGGGCCCGGAATCGCTGCGGGAGGTCCTCCGCGAGGCCGCGTGGCACGGCCGGAACGTGTGCGTGGCGCCGCAGGGCCGGCTGCGGCGAAGCCTGGCCGCCCTGGCCGACCGCAACGTCCCGGGCGTGCTGGAGCGCGGGGTGGTTTCCGCGGTGCGACACGGCGAGCTGGGATTGCCGGTGTTCGCCGTCACCTACGCGCTGGGGTTCTCCTGGGGGGTCCTGCACGCGCTGGCCAGCGGGCGGTACGTGAAGTGAGAACGCCGTCGGACCACGACTGGACGGTGCGGCCATGCCGGTGAGCCCGCCGGTGGTCGAGGCCGAGGACCGATTCGACCCGATCTACGTCACCCCTGACGACCTCGACGACCTGGCCACGTTCACCGGCCTCAGCCGTGAGGCGTGCCTGACGCGGCTCCGCGAGTACTCCTCGGCGGAGATGGTGGAGGCCTGGCGGCGCGCCGACCCCAGGACGGCCGGGGACATCCTGCGCTTCTACCAGTCGACCGACCTCTACGTCTGGGAGCTCATGCAGTGGCACGCCAGCCCGTCGCGGAGTCCCTACTGG
This genomic stretch from Candidatus Methylomirabilota bacterium harbors:
- a CDS encoding glycosyltransferase family 2 protein — encoded protein: MIEPTAVTAAGRPGRGPIPNASVSVIVPVYNEAHCVRESLLSLLGQDFRPLEIVVVDDGSRDESARICEATGLTVLRQPHRGLGPTRNVGARKAAWDILVFADADMVYEAGYVSTLVAPIILGEAVATCHWDELVLNWDHRWARCESYYFRRPGRRRQPVTPPEGELMYRAVRKDFFLEAGGFAENEGRGDDLSVARRTGVLARIVRGAVCYHRGPESLREVLREAAWHGRNVCVAPQGRLRRSLAALADRNVPGVLERGVVSAVRHGELGLPVFAVTYALGFSWGVLHALASGRYVK